A genome region from Flavobacterium sp. CFS9 includes the following:
- a CDS encoding choice-of-anchor J domain-containing protein, translating to MQKTTLVALFSFFFILFAHANHKTESNIADANFDVTVSLTGEVLVEYHDYNVYKTSQWQFEYGPKGFKPGQGKVISVSGTGINFYRFTLTNPLIGYDFRVRQLYLLDDLSGLAWTDWSQIKTIFASSDKVFSVGYTTNFNDKKITDSEWRGLIYNNSSSAAGVFHTTYKNHSENNAAGSSMTMSSYNYDDKSHIGLISPRFNDLATDRKIKFWLNGLYDSGTELLVGTMSDPNDKNTFHLLQKIEPKSSSEWKQETVYFTNYNGTDQYVVFFFKRGYYGSNSTDLYIDDFSYEKASDCFNQTNFAVTNVQQNSTQISFDAPNQNNFQVSLTNTVKKTTEIFTIQSTSFTLDKLVGNTDYEVKVRANCIDDLFSNWTKTISFKTPCTVITGSYSTSFEGTKYVDPCWSVIAGKCLVQSSFENTGWTGKPAPKTGTATIVISKFVGALNVDKAYLVTPYIADLDADKRIRFSLLAYSSDNVYNKTSLTIGTMSDPKNAATFVALKTILPSEMNETENLNKSSQWKEHTVYLDNYVKSNNHNYIALRYNNESDSYFSIDDFTYEKAPVCVEPLDPKTISLSYDSAIVSWENYKPASQFQIEYGPKGFAHGSGKIVDAATIPFKLESLQDDTDFDFYVRAQCGNEYSAWSDRGNFKTKCLGLTAGYTENFENTVFEKNGCWTRIVPYINQRYWDKNNFIKVNTLSQGSSTVHGGTASIFMLNQLDAPYPAGSKGEKTDRVVLVSPRFKDFDHYKKIAFWMLSPKDNENLAVEMIVGTMSDPEDYMSFTSYKVIAIPVENIGKWIRYEVDFSNYYGTDKFIGIKQSVKNARNRRIFIDDFEYFQNGCPIPGVLGARQSGPESVALDWKDNNTVKPSQGYDIEYGPKGFVNGSGTIIKVTASPYNLTGLARGTYEYRVRAYCDTNITSDWSDRYTFKTSCSKTAPFVENFDEHGRNLDQSATFCWNYNIQLYAQLAEFNLTNITSAPYAFSLYTNKDSAILISPYLDDFDKNKKVKFWLRGMQTGSYAKAGTLIIGTIKNAADLNTFEPYMTITEQEINSLPLYGKEVNIDFSQYQGANKQIVFKYVTESANGDYTRNNVLIDDFRYDQTLSCYEPIDVIFSNINHNSALINWTSKNQATENVQIEYGLTGFTKGTGTIVNTNKNEILISNLQTGTSYEFYFKTTCASGNSLEAGPRKIETTCEALALPWKEKFTNLSRYGKNVLPDCFKFLRGEFILENKAQNDVYYNFNPDNIRTGFDDTGYLYLTGGFWTQIMTPMFYLNAGTTYKFNLKGRNSYEYRVQGVGLYVGKGQNDYNMSLNISQTGSGSLTEYNYRDVSYYFTPLVSGDYSFLMEFANSGGSRLLVDDFELKEGYTSSIDGSGKTITYDFTKIPSEELILEGGYKSIVLDSNNNVLVMKGNSTPSAWKEANETSPIKKQAAVDNSSVWERNESSITKINTKVNAANASSLFMHFDLKQTFVSSNTESMFRVIVNGNVIGDVIKPQSANGDDYKKYTVDLTPYIGADIKISLQHIGKSDAGDNAYLDNLVFDKTSSLGVDGTHFTNFKYYPNPVENVLHIESNSVLSKVEVYTLNGQLLSKNNYSDSKVSIDFKNHASGVYLLVVTQDDKKETFKVIKK from the coding sequence ATGCAAAAAACTACTTTAGTTGCTCTTTTTTCTTTTTTTTTCATTCTTTTTGCTCATGCAAATCATAAGACAGAATCAAATATTGCGGATGCAAATTTTGATGTTACCGTTTCGTTAACGGGGGAAGTTTTGGTTGAATACCATGATTATAATGTTTATAAAACCTCTCAATGGCAATTTGAATATGGTCCTAAGGGGTTCAAGCCGGGTCAGGGTAAAGTTATAAGTGTTTCAGGTACAGGTATTAATTTTTATCGCTTTACCTTAACAAATCCTCTGATTGGGTATGATTTCAGGGTAAGACAGTTATATCTTTTAGATGATCTTTCTGGTTTAGCCTGGACAGACTGGTCACAAATTAAAACCATATTTGCTTCAAGCGATAAAGTCTTTTCTGTAGGTTATACTACAAACTTCAATGATAAAAAAATAACAGATTCAGAATGGAGAGGCCTTATCTATAACAACAGTAGCAGTGCAGCCGGTGTATTTCATACAACCTATAAGAATCACAGCGAAAACAATGCAGCAGGTTCTTCGATGACAATGTCCAGTTACAACTATGACGATAAGAGTCATATTGGTTTGATATCTCCGAGATTTAATGATTTGGCCACAGATCGAAAAATAAAATTCTGGTTAAACGGACTTTATGATTCGGGAACAGAATTGTTAGTAGGAACCATGAGTGATCCCAATGACAAAAACACATTTCATCTTCTGCAGAAAATAGAGCCGAAATCATCGTCAGAATGGAAGCAGGAAACGGTTTACTTTACAAATTATAACGGTACAGACCAATATGTGGTATTCTTCTTTAAAAGGGGGTATTATGGGAGTAACAGTACCGATTTATATATAGACGACTTTAGTTACGAAAAAGCGTCAGACTGTTTCAATCAGACTAATTTCGCAGTAACAAATGTTCAGCAAAATAGCACTCAGATAAGTTTTGATGCTCCCAATCAAAATAACTTTCAGGTGAGTCTGACTAATACAGTTAAGAAGACTACGGAAATTTTTACGATTCAGAGCACCTCTTTTACTTTAGATAAATTGGTTGGAAATACAGATTATGAAGTAAAGGTACGTGCCAATTGTATTGATGATCTGTTCTCTAACTGGACTAAGACAATAAGTTTCAAAACACCTTGTACCGTAATTACAGGAAGTTACAGCACCTCTTTTGAAGGAACAAAATATGTTGATCCATGCTGGAGTGTTATTGCAGGGAAATGTTTGGTTCAGAGTAGTTTTGAAAATACGGGTTGGACCGGAAAACCTGCACCCAAAACAGGTACAGCAACGATTGTAATATCGAAATTTGTGGGTGCCCTGAATGTTGACAAAGCTTATCTTGTAACACCTTATATTGCGGACCTTGATGCTGATAAGAGAATAAGATTTAGTCTTTTAGCTTATAGCAGTGACAATGTGTATAACAAAACTTCGCTGACTATTGGAACAATGTCTGATCCTAAAAATGCAGCTACATTTGTTGCTTTAAAAACAATTTTGCCTTCAGAGATGAACGAGACTGAAAACTTAAATAAGTCTTCGCAATGGAAAGAGCATACTGTTTATTTAGATAATTATGTAAAGAGTAATAACCATAATTATATTGCTTTGAGATACAATAATGAGAGCGATTCTTATTTTAGTATTGATGACTTTACCTACGAAAAAGCACCTGTATGTGTAGAACCTCTTGACCCTAAAACCATCAGTTTGAGCTATGATTCTGCCATTGTAAGTTGGGAAAATTATAAACCGGCATCACAATTTCAAATAGAGTATGGGCCAAAAGGATTTGCTCATGGCTCGGGAAAGATCGTTGATGCGGCAACAATTCCGTTTAAGTTAGAGTCTCTTCAGGACGATACGGATTTCGATTTTTATGTTCGTGCTCAATGTGGAAACGAATACAGCGCATGGTCTGACAGAGGTAATTTTAAAACCAAATGTTTGGGACTAACGGCAGGTTATACTGAAAATTTTGAAAATACCGTTTTTGAAAAAAACGGATGCTGGACCAGAATTGTTCCGTATATCAATCAAAGATACTGGGATAAAAATAATTTTATAAAAGTAAACACACTGAGTCAGGGATCATCGACAGTTCATGGCGGTACTGCTTCTATCTTTATGCTAAATCAATTAGATGCTCCGTATCCGGCAGGTAGCAAAGGAGAGAAAACCGACAGAGTAGTGCTGGTTTCTCCGAGATTTAAAGATTTTGATCATTATAAAAAAATCGCTTTCTGGATGCTTTCGCCAAAAGATAATGAAAACCTTGCGGTAGAAATGATTGTGGGTACAATGTCTGATCCGGAAGACTATATGTCTTTTACATCCTATAAAGTCATCGCTATTCCTGTTGAAAATATTGGAAAATGGATTAGATATGAAGTAGATTTTTCGAACTACTATGGTACAGATAAATTTATTGGAATAAAACAAAGCGTAAAAAACGCGAGAAACAGAAGAATATTTATAGATGATTTTGAATATTTCCAGAACGGATGCCCAATTCCGGGAGTATTAGGAGCGAGACAATCAGGTCCCGAAAGTGTTGCACTGGATTGGAAAGACAATAATACTGTAAAACCATCCCAGGGTTATGATATTGAGTATGGCCCTAAAGGTTTTGTAAACGGTTCAGGAACGATAATTAAAGTCACTGCAAGTCCGTACAATTTGACGGGATTAGCTCGTGGCACTTACGAGTATAGAGTAAGAGCATATTGCGATACCAATATTACCTCAGACTGGAGTGATAGATATACTTTTAAAACTTCTTGTTCCAAAACAGCACCTTTTGTGGAAAATTTTGATGAACATGGTAGGAATTTAGATCAGAGCGCTACTTTTTGCTGGAACTACAATATTCAGCTTTATGCACAGTTAGCAGAATTCAATCTGACTAATATTACCAGTGCACCTTATGCTTTTTCACTGTACACCAACAAAGACAGTGCAATATTAATTTCTCCTTATCTGGATGATTTTGATAAAAATAAAAAAGTAAAATTTTGGCTTAGAGGTATGCAGACGGGTAGTTATGCAAAAGCAGGAACTTTAATTATAGGAACGATTAAGAATGCTGCCGATCTTAATACTTTCGAGCCTTATATGACCATCACGGAGCAGGAAATTAATAGCTTGCCACTGTACGGAAAAGAAGTTAATATTGACTTTTCTCAGTATCAGGGAGCAAACAAACAGATCGTTTTTAAATATGTGACCGAATCAGCTAATGGAGATTACACACGAAATAATGTTTTGATTGACGATTTTCGTTATGATCAGACTTTATCATGTTACGAACCAATAGATGTGATTTTCTCTAATATTAATCATAATTCAGCACTTATAAACTGGACTTCTAAAAATCAGGCAACAGAAAATGTTCAGATAGAATACGGATTAACCGGTTTTACTAAAGGTACAGGGACTATTGTAAACACTAACAAGAATGAGATTCTGATTTCGAATCTGCAAACCGGAACTTCATATGAGTTCTATTTCAAAACCACTTGTGCATCCGGTAATTCATTAGAAGCAGGACCACGAAAAATAGAAACGACCTGCGAAGCACTGGCTTTACCGTGGAAAGAGAAATTTACCAATCTGAGTCGTTACGGAAAAAATGTACTTCCGGATTGCTTTAAGTTTTTAAGAGGAGAGTTTATTTTAGAAAATAAAGCTCAGAATGATGTTTATTATAATTTCAATCCGGACAATATAAGAACCGGATTTGATGATACCGGTTATTTATATCTTACCGGTGGATTCTGGACTCAGATTATGACTCCTATGTTTTACTTAAATGCAGGGACTACTTATAAGTTTAACCTGAAAGGGAGAAACAGTTATGAATACCGTGTTCAGGGTGTTGGACTGTATGTTGGAAAAGGACAAAACGACTACAATATGTCTCTTAACATTAGTCAAACCGGAAGCGGTAGCCTGACCGAATACAACTATAGAGATGTATCCTATTATTTTACGCCTTTGGTATCAGGTGATTACAGCTTTTTGATGGAGTTTGCCAATTCAGGCGGTTCGCGCTTACTTGTTGATGATTTTGAATTGAAAGAAGGATATACGTCTTCAATTGATGGAAGCGGAAAAACAATAACATATGACTTTACAAAAATACCTTCAGAAGAATTGATTTTAGAAGGAGGTTATAAGAGCATTGTTTTAGATTCCAACAATAATGTCTTGGTGATGAAAGGAAATAGCACTCCGTCAGCATGGAAGGAGGCTAATGAAACTTCTCCGATAAAGAAACAAGCCGCCGTTGACAATTCTTCGGTATGGGAAAGAAATGAAAGTAGTATTACCAAGATAAATACAAAAGTAAATGCCGCAAATGCGAGCAGCTTATTTATGCATTTTGATCTGAAACAAACCTTTGTCTCTTCAAATACAGAATCAATGTTTAGAGTAATCGTAAATGGAAATGTCATTGGAGATGTAATAAAACCACAGTCGGCCAACGGAGATGATTATAAAAAATACACGGTTGATTTGACGCCGTATATCGGAGCAGATATTAAAATATCATTACAGCATATTGGTAAATCTGATGCCGGAGATAATGCTTATCTGGACAATCTTGTATTTGATAAAACGTCGTCACTGGGTGTTGACGGAACTCATTTTACCAATTTTAAATATTATCCAAATCCGGTGGAAAATGTTTTACATATCGAAAGTAATTCGGTACTTTCGAAAGTAGAAGTTTATACTTTAAACGGACAGTTGCTTTCTAAGAATAATTACTCAGATTCTAAAGTTAGTATTGATTTTAAAAATCATGCTTCAGGAGTATATTTGTTGGTTGTAACTCAGGATG
- a CDS encoding NAD(P)/FAD-dependent oxidoreductase, which yields MELSYWELKNWFTNVDYTIVGSGIVGLHTALRLRERFPTAKILILEKGMLPQGASTKNAGFACFGSLSEIMEDLKTHSEEEVIRLVEKRWKGLQLLRKRLGDTAIDFKPYGGYELFLKEDDLNFEACIARLPFVNEILKPLFKTDVFAKESDRFGFGNSHDYLIFNPFEAQIDTGNMMEELLRQAIYENILILNQQTLTAYSDLGNEVELVLNDFSFKSKKVLFATNGFAAQLTNGAVKPARAQVLITEPIANLAIKGTFHLDRGYYYFRNINDRILLGGGRNLDFETETTTEFGQTKIVQNKLEDLLKNVILPNQDFQIAHRWSGIMGIGNSKNSVVTQLSENVFCGVRLGGMGVAIGSLIGTELADLL from the coding sequence ATGGAACTAAGCTACTGGGAATTAAAAAACTGGTTTACAAATGTTGATTATACTATTGTTGGCAGCGGAATTGTAGGACTGCACACGGCACTACGCTTACGCGAAAGATTTCCGACCGCAAAAATTCTGATTCTGGAAAAAGGAATGCTGCCACAGGGTGCCAGTACGAAAAATGCCGGTTTTGCATGTTTTGGAAGCCTTTCTGAAATTATGGAAGATCTTAAAACACATTCAGAAGAGGAAGTGATCCGACTTGTAGAAAAAAGATGGAAAGGGCTGCAGCTGCTGAGAAAACGATTGGGCGATACCGCAATAGATTTTAAACCGTACGGAGGTTATGAATTGTTTTTGAAAGAAGATGATTTAAATTTTGAGGCATGTATTGCAAGGCTGCCTTTTGTCAATGAAATTTTAAAACCACTTTTTAAAACTGATGTTTTTGCCAAAGAATCGGATCGGTTTGGTTTTGGAAACAGTCATGATTATTTGATTTTTAATCCGTTTGAAGCGCAAATTGATACCGGAAATATGATGGAGGAATTGCTGAGACAGGCCATTTATGAAAACATTTTAATTCTCAATCAGCAAACTCTTACTGCTTATTCCGATTTAGGAAATGAGGTTGAACTAGTGTTGAACGATTTTAGTTTTAAATCAAAAAAAGTGCTTTTCGCTACCAACGGTTTTGCAGCTCAGCTGACAAATGGGGCGGTAAAGCCTGCCAGAGCACAGGTTTTGATTACAGAACCCATTGCAAATTTAGCCATCAAAGGGACTTTTCATCTGGATCGCGGGTATTATTATTTTAGAAATATAAACGATAGAATTTTACTTGGAGGCGGAAGAAACCTTGATTTTGAAACTGAAACAACTACAGAATTTGGTCAGACGAAAATTGTACAAAATAAATTGGAGGATTTACTTAAAAATGTAATTTTACCGAATCAGGATTTCCAAATCGCCCATCGTTGGAGTGGTATCATGGGAATAGGAAACAGTAAAAATTCTGTTGTTACTCAATTGTCTGAAAATGTGTTTTGTGGAGTGAGATTAGGGGGGATGGGAGTCGCAATTGGAAGTTTAATAGGAACAGAATTAGCAGACTTATTATAA
- a CDS encoding alpha/beta fold hydrolase has protein sequence MKKVLFTTLIMMSLNAIGQNVMSPELLWKLGRVSALGLSKDAKNVVFKVSTPSVEENKSSSKFYIIPVGGGTATEIKDTKEILADKNVSPDGKFLVYNEEVKLEKVLGKDFYPKLDKSDAQIYDGLDYRHWDTWNEGKFNHVFYKENKEGAAGIDILKGENFDSPQKPFGGDEDYIWSPDGKSILYVCKKKAGTQYAISTNTDIYEYNLETQKTINRTEGNLGYDTAPQFSPTGNLTWLQMKRDGYEADKNDLIVEFKGIKTNLTANWDGTVDNFIWSKDGKNVYFVAPVDGTKQLFIVNFPGLTKIAIQVRQLTNGDFDVNDLVGFAGDDIIVTRNDMNHAPEIYSFNLKKNTWKQISNVNTETYKTLALSKTEKRYVTTTDGKKMLVWVILPPNFDASKKYPTLLFCQGGPQSALTQSYSFRWNFSLMAAKGYVVVAPNRRGMPGHGVEWNEQISKDWGGQVMDDYLSAIDDVSKENYVDKSRLGCVGASYGGYSVFYLAGIHKNRFKTFIAHDGVFNTVSMLGTTEEVFFNNWDFGGPYWEKDNAAAQKSYTVFNPATMVQNWNRPILIFQGGKDFRVPIGQGQEAFQAAQLRGLKSRFVYFPDENHWVLHPQNAQVWQGEFFKWLNETL, from the coding sequence ATGAAAAAAGTATTATTTACAACCTTAATAATGATGAGTTTAAACGCTATCGGACAGAATGTAATGTCTCCGGAATTGTTATGGAAATTAGGAAGAGTGAGCGCGCTCGGACTTTCGAAAGATGCAAAAAATGTTGTTTTTAAGGTTTCTACCCCTTCAGTTGAAGAAAACAAATCGTCTTCTAAATTTTACATCATTCCTGTAGGTGGTGGAACTGCAACCGAAATTAAAGACACTAAAGAAATTTTGGCAGACAAAAACGTTTCGCCTGACGGAAAGTTTTTAGTGTACAATGAAGAGGTAAAACTGGAAAAGGTTTTAGGTAAAGATTTTTATCCAAAACTGGACAAATCAGACGCTCAAATTTATGACGGATTGGATTATCGTCATTGGGATACCTGGAACGAAGGTAAATTCAATCACGTTTTTTACAAGGAAAACAAAGAAGGTGCCGCAGGTATTGACATCCTGAAAGGTGAAAATTTTGATTCTCCGCAAAAACCTTTTGGTGGTGACGAAGATTACATCTGGTCTCCTGACGGAAAAAGCATTTTGTATGTGTGCAAGAAAAAGGCAGGAACGCAGTACGCGATTTCTACCAATACTGATATTTATGAGTATAATTTAGAGACTCAAAAAACAATAAACAGAACCGAGGGCAATTTAGGTTATGATACAGCGCCGCAATTTTCTCCAACAGGAAACTTAACCTGGCTGCAAATGAAACGCGATGGTTATGAAGCGGATAAAAATGATTTGATTGTTGAATTTAAAGGGATCAAAACAAACTTAACAGCAAACTGGGACGGAACAGTAGATAATTTTATCTGGAGTAAAGACGGTAAAAATGTATACTTTGTCGCTCCGGTTGATGGGACAAAACAACTTTTTATAGTTAACTTTCCAGGATTGACCAAAATCGCTATTCAGGTTCGTCAATTGACTAATGGGGATTTTGATGTGAATGATTTAGTAGGTTTTGCCGGTGATGATATTATTGTAACCCGAAATGATATGAATCACGCTCCGGAGATTTATTCTTTTAATTTAAAGAAAAACACCTGGAAACAAATCTCGAACGTAAATACAGAAACCTACAAAACATTAGCGCTTAGCAAAACAGAGAAACGTTATGTAACTACTACAGACGGTAAAAAAATGTTGGTTTGGGTAATTTTACCTCCAAATTTTGATGCTTCTAAAAAATACCCAACCTTATTATTCTGTCAAGGTGGGCCACAAAGTGCTTTAACACAATCGTATTCTTTCCGCTGGAATTTCTCATTAATGGCTGCAAAAGGTTATGTGGTGGTTGCACCAAACCGTCGCGGAATGCCGGGGCATGGTGTAGAATGGAACGAACAGATTAGTAAAGACTGGGGCGGACAGGTTATGGACGATTACCTTTCGGCAATCGACGATGTATCTAAAGAAAATTATGTAGACAAATCCCGTTTAGGATGTGTAGGCGCAAGCTACGGAGGATATTCTGTGTTTTATTTAGCAGGTATTCACAAAAACCGTTTCAAAACTTTTATCGCTCATGACGGTGTTTTCAATACTGTGAGTATGTTAGGAACTACCGAAGAAGTTTTCTTTAATAACTGGGATTTTGGAGGTCCTTACTGGGAGAAAGACAATGCAGCAGCTCAAAAATCGTATACTGTTTTCAATCCTGCAACAATGGTTCAAAACTGGAACAGACCGATCTTAATTTTTCAGGGAGGAAAAGATTTCCGTGTACCAATCGGACAAGGACAAGAAGCTTTTCAGGCAGCTCAATTAAGAGGACTTAAAAGCCGATTTGTGTATTTCCCTGATGAAAATCACTGGGTTCTACACCCTCAAAATGCTCAGGTTTGGCAAGGTGAATTCTTCAAATGGCTGAACGAAACACTTTAA